From bacterium:
CGAATTAGGGCGAATGGATTCACCTGTACATCGGCTTGATGCCCGCGCCCAGCTTTTAACTACCTTGCTGTTTATTCTGGTGGTGATGTCCTATTCCCGGTACGAGGTTGCTGCCCTGATACCGCTGTTGCTCTATCCTGTTATTCTGGTGGTGATGAGTAACCTTTCTGGCAAGTCGATACTCAGAAAGATGGCTGTCGCCGCTCCGTTTGCGCTGTTTGTGGGAATATTCAATCCCTGGCTGGATCACCATATTGAAGGGATGGTTGGCACATACCCTTTGACGGGGGGCTGGTTATCCTTTGCTTCCATAATGCTCCGGTTTACCCTGACGGTGAGTGCCGCCATTATTTTGCTCGCGTGTACCGGAGTACATCGCCTGTGTGCAGCGGGCGCGCGGATGGGGATGCCGCAGGTGTTTGGGGTACAAGTATTGTTCCTGTATAGATATTTCTTTGTTATTGGTGATGAGGGAGGTCGGATGGCGAGAGGCGTGGAGATGCGTTCTGCTGATTCACGGTCACTGGGGTTGAGGATGTATGGGATTTTAGTGGGGCAGCTATTATTACGGGCAATGGATCGGGCCCAGCGGATCTATCGGGCCATGGCTGCCCGAGGTTTTGAAGGTGAAATTTGCGTCTTGCAGCAGGCGCGATGGGGTTGGCAGGAAACGGGTTTTGTCCTGGGATGGCTGGCATTCTTTCTGAGTGCAAGAGCCTGGAATTTACCGGTGTTGTTGGGATATTGGATCACGGGAGGAGCAGGATGAGTCGCAATTCGGTGGAAATCAAGGATGTGGTGTTCACCTATCCCGACGGAACAGCGGCGCTCAAAGGGGTTTCCTTCACTATTGCACAAGGCGAATGTGTGGCCGTCATTGGGGGCAATGGTGCGGGGAAATCCACCCTTTTACAGCATCTGAATGGCTATCTGAGACCCACATCCGGAGAGGTTCGGGTGGGCGATGTGACTCTGACTCGGGAGACGGCAAAGATCATTCGTCGATCTGTTGGAATGGTATTTCAGGATCCCGATGATCAGTTATTCATGCCGACAGTATTTGAGGATGTTGCGTTTGGCCCACTCAACATGGGTCTATCTCCAGAGGAATCCGGAAATCGCGCCATGGATGCGTTGGAGCGGGTCGGGATGGGGCATCTGCGGGAACGGCCCCCTTACAAATTGTCGGCGGGTGAGAAGCGGGGCGTGGCGATTGCCACGGCGCTGGCCTGTTTGCCAGATGTGTTGGTTATGGACGAGCCGTCTTCGAATCTCGACTCCCGAGGGAGGCGACGCCTGATGGAATTACTGAGCACTTTTGAGCATACAAGGCTGATTGCAACCCACGATTTGGAGATGGTTGTGGCGATTTGTCCACGTGTGATCGTGCTGAGTGAGGGCAAGGTGGTTGTGGCGGGGCCTACAATCGAAATCCTGGGGGATGAGTCCCTGATGCTCAGGCATGGGCTTGAAAAGCCCCATAGCCTGAAGCATCGTCACCCGCATTGAGAAGAAAAGTTATTTATTAATCAGTTAAAGGTTATGGGTAAAGGTATAAATGATCCTGCAACCCATAACCAATAACGACTAACCGATAACCGGTTTACTCCTCGGGCTGTACGGACATTTTCGCCTCAATCTTGTCGCCCCCTTCGGTCGCTTCACAGATCGAGATCTTTTCTTTTACGGTTTTAGCCTTGATCATGCCCACTTTGGTGACGGAACTGTCCAGAACTTCGCCGCTATCGGGATCGGTGGTTACTTCAAGTTTACCAACGATGAATTTTTGGTCAGCCGATACTCCCTCGCGGGAACCACGGTTAATGATGATCTTACCATTATTGGCAGAAACCACTGAGCCTTCCCAGGGGATTGTTTCAAGTTGTTTAATAAGAAATGTAACAGCCTGGCCAACGGCATCCTCGCAAGCTTTGCCTACATTATCCTTTTTGAAGCCATCAAATCCCCCTCCTAAACCGCCTAATGCAGATCCGGAATACCCGATTCCCAGTCCCTTGCGGCCCGCTTTACCAACCACTTTGGTAGAGGCTTT
This genomic window contains:
- the cbiQ gene encoding cobalt ECF transporter T component CbiQ, whose product is MELKRYTEIARMDELGRMDSPVHRLDARAQLLTTLLFILVVMSYSRYEVAALIPLLLYPVILVVMSNLSGKSILRKMAVAAPFALFVGIFNPWLDHHIEGMVGTYPLTGGWLSFASIMLRFTLTVSAAIILLACTGVHRLCAAGARMGMPQVFGVQVLFLYRYFFVIGDEGGRMARGVEMRSADSRSLGLRMYGILVGQLLLRAMDRAQRIYRAMAARGFEGEICVLQQARWGWQETGFVLGWLAFFLSARAWNLPVLLGYWITGGAG
- a CDS encoding ABC transporter ATP-binding protein, giving the protein MSRNSVEIKDVVFTYPDGTAALKGVSFTIAQGECVAVIGGNGAGKSTLLQHLNGYLRPTSGEVRVGDVTLTRETAKIIRRSVGMVFQDPDDQLFMPTVFEDVAFGPLNMGLSPEESGNRAMDALERVGMGHLRERPPYKLSAGEKRGVAIATALACLPDVLVMDEPSSNLDSRGRRRLMELLSTFEHTRLIATHDLEMVVAICPRVIVLSEGKVVVAGPTIEILGDESLMLRHGLEKPHSLKHRHPH